tgttgtaccactctgagcgatataatactagtggaacggtgtttcattggtgttatatcagacttgcatactacaccatgcagtggtatgccgggtcaccacacttaTGCTGCAGGGTGACAACTTTAGTATCTTTAAAGGGAGGGTACCTAATTGAGCATCGGTCTCATGATCGAAACTTGTTACAAATGGTACAATGCAAGGTTGCAGAGAAAAGCAATGATTGGCTTGTCTTTTAGTCGGGCATTATACCTAAGGAAGTGATAATGTGGATATTCTTGGTTAAACACCAAGACTTAAGATGTTTGTGAAAAAAGTAGCGCATCTCTTGAGAATGTATCGAATGTGACATGTTACTCTCTATTCTTAGGGAAAAAGCTAAGATAGTAGCATGAAAGGAACTCCGGAAAGTTTTAGTGACCCACAAAGACTGACGGAATTAGTTTTCTGAACGAAAGTTACCTCATGTAACAAATCGGTTTTGAAAACTTGCATAAGTCTAGGATCGGCAGGATCTCCGATCCTAGAATTTAGATAGTGCATCAAATAATCACCTATGTAACTTGCTGAGTACCCTCGTACGCATTACATACTATCTTAAACCCTTGCTAAAGCATGAGAAAACTAAGAAGGAAACTACCGACGAATCCGAAGGAGAGGAAGTATACTACGAGGAACTAGATCCTTTCCCAGGAATAGAAAGGAGTGGACTCCCAGAAATCCATTTTTGAtcccaggtgcatatgctcccgcCGCTTGAAAAACCATTTTAAATTGATACAAAAATTGAACAAAAATTTCACGCATACATGCCAACATTTTAGACGTGCACGGTAATTTTCGTGGAGAACCGACATTTTTTGTGTGTTgtgtaaaaaaaataaagaattaTCTCAATAAGAACTATTTTTAGCATcgatttttgtctttttacacaccaTACAAACAATATCGGTTCTttgtgaaacaactttgtgagcacatAGAACATTGAGATCTACGTACGATATTTTCTACCATATTTATATAACATTTTGAAATGCGTTTAAAACTTATTTAGAAAAACAGGAGCATCTACTCCCGAGTGCAAAAACACATTATCCATGGACTACGACATAATTTATGgagtgaaaaataaaaaagacaaaaacgAAAACTTAGATAGACTAGAACAAGCAGGTGAGCCTAGAAGGATAGAATCTTGAACGCGGAGAACGACAATCACGAGAGCCACCGTCCAGTCGCGATTAATCGAATCACTATACGTATCTTCCAATTTTTTAAATCGGATCAGCATCCATGTGGCATGCGAGCGCACACACGAATGCGACGGTTCCCTCTATCCGTCCAGGTGGTTCACCTGTCCCCTTTCGCTTTACCTTCCTCTCCCTTGTCGACGcgtctaagagcaattccaatagtgcagCTGGGTGCTGACTATAAGTAAAGTTATAGTCGAACTTATAGCTTAAATTGTGCTGATAGTTGAGCtttaaggattgataactttatgtGTAAAGGCCACCACGCATACTTACTAAAGTCTTTAGGAGCGCGtctgagctggctcttgcatgagagcccatctcttttctctctccacttctctctcatccacctaagcaaaataatactattttaattcttatagcctgctgagtcagtcttattgtacttgctctaagcaaAATCGCTGCAGCTCCTATAAATGCCATATTAGCAGCTGGATAACGCAACAGCAAAGCTTCTTCCTAGGCATCTCTTGTTCTTGATTCAGGCATCCGTTCATCGTTCCAGGAGAACATACGAGTTTTTTTCTCAGAACTCTTTCCGCAACTTCGACCATGAGCTACCAGCAGCAGGGAAACATGGCGTACCCTCCGCAGGGCCAGCAGCAGGCCTacgtcgcgccgccgccacccgtcgGCTACCCGCAGCAGGGTGACCAGCAGTACCCAGCtgccggaggcgccgccgagacCACCAgccgcggccaccaccaccaccaccacaacggCGGCGGATTCTGGAGAGGATGGTAAGTTCTGTTCTTTCGTGTTCTGATTTCTCGCTCTGCTGCATCGATCCTGACCAGTTCCATGAAACTGATGATGGTTATGTCTGCTTTTCTTTTTGCAGCTGCGCGGCGCTCTGCTGCTGTTGCCTCCTCGACGCCTGCTTCTGATCAAGTTCTGCACATTGTGATTAGTTGATGTGGAGTTTGGCCATTGTTGCGTCGACTGATCAGTTGTCGAGCACTCTTTTCTTTCTCTCCATGTGGCGACGCCATCTAGGAGTATTTGTTTCTTTGTTGAGTATTAGTAATTGGTTTCTGAGCATACTATTTTCTATATATGTGTGTATATATGCATGTATATGTATGGTGGTGATCTTAGTGCTTAGTGCTGTTATCTGATCTATTGTACTATGTCTATAAACGTCTAAACGTCTCATCTAGATTTAGACAAATCACATACGTCTATTTATAAACGGCGGGAGTACATTATTATGATTTCTGTGTTGCTTTCTTTTGAGCTTCTCTATATATCGATTATAAGTTCTACTGTGCTGCTCGCTTTGTAGTCGACATGACTTTGGAGCACCTGGCCTCTAGCACAAATCATAATAGACAAATCACATACGTCTATTAGCTGCTACCTTGGGTGGTGAGGTGAGTGGCGACGATAACCTGCGACGGGCAGTCCGGTTGTGATGATCTTTGTGGGTGTGGGTCATGCCTCGCATCTTCTCTTGAAGCTTATCATCAGAATTAGCCAATTGTAATGCGAGGATTTCTTAGGTGCTTGTCCTTCGGTGAAGTCGGAGTCGTTGGCTCGTGGAGGAGTGTTGAGATGACTTCGGTCAAGTTTTTGGCTCTGTTTCAAAATACAATCGACTTAGCATTTTGAAATATTTGACAAAATGACATATTTATTTGTGGGCCCATAGAGCGCTCCCGGAGGAAAGGATGCACCGATCATCCACATGCAGCAAACGACACTtgtccttttttttattttcacacCGGTACATCATTCTCGCTTCCCTCCTATCTCTCTTGCAGGCGTGTAGTTCCATCTTCCACAAGCGCCAACGACCCTAGCCCAATCTCCACCCTTGTAGCACCTCGATCGCTGGTTGCATAGCCATCCGCGCCCGCCAACAATTGGCCGTCTAAGCATCAGCAACCACCAGTGGTAGCATGGATCTTGCTACTTTTAACACCACACAAATCGTTGGTGGCTCGGccgctgtcgttgcctaatcgacggtgcctcggaggagggatcctcacgagggggagaagaagtaggggccatagggcggagtgcacacgggacggtggtacgcgatttacccagcttcggaacacctgcacgatgacggggcctactgctgcttgtccggaattatccgggcgctttcgcgttgttacaatgagttgtggttgtgcctctagggctcccgaggatccggcttatataggcgcacggatctagggtttacacggagagtcctagccggaatacaagttgcctaactacggtacaatgtcttgccgtgtacgtcaaggatccgccttcctccaaatacgtgcttggatccggatacttcatgggccgtcacggatccggcctccttcgtaggtcggtagagatccggcttcctgttcctgggctggacttcatccttcgggatctacggcaagctgggccgcccgatgggacacatgcctcaccaccatctatgggccacccgggcttgccggatctaggccatgccgttgatatacccataaagtatacccacaacagtagcccccgaagttctccgagattcatcattcctccggcttcattcagctcggatccgaagagaatcttgaagagcttcaaaaacttctacttgtTTCCGGGTTCATACACTCGGAATtccttcgtcttcagatttggtatcacaacggagattccgcttttcccgcgcacaacttccttttttcccgcactaaattttcgcagatgcaaatctttagccggaaatttcgggagtgcatggttaagttacctccacgttgatttaccgcacttgacctaagacacatgtcgttcatccaacggtgcgaccgttccgtttccgccgttggatccgaatcccgaatctccgcgcgtggcctataaatacccccgcggctcggtaaatcttcattctttcaccgcacctcaccacttcatcttcttcctctcgccgcgccgcccgacagatcttaactccggcgagccccCCGCGCAGGAGCTTCTCGCACCACcgcctcaagcctctccttcaACCAAGATCGCCACGGTTGACCAAGAAAtcaactccgccgccgattcgtggtcatcggaggctcaAAACCGCCAGTTTGTCGATCTCCACCttcgccggaacttcgccggaccgtcgcgccattgccggtacgtgcaccggacttgtagaagaagaagtagctgtAGTGTAGATTTTTCGGTcactcaacttagctcgcatgggtgcagccggaagcatgcctcacggttctcctcactgcactggtagttctccgagtactccggatcccagtgccgtggaaccgatttgcccggatcccattgcgtatctgccaccatatgtttccgacgttagacttgctcaaccattctccgcctcttccagtactttattaggccggatcccaacagctcAAGAGCTCGAAGAAGAACtgcaaggccaagctagaatggcagccaatgTACAAgaagcagaaaacaaaaaaagcttccaaggcccggagccgtgaaggggtgcggggtcaatggtggccctgcgaaacaACAGACGCGGAGCTCCGGGAACTCCAAAATGAGGGCATGATCTCCGGAaattggagtttcacgcgcgactccgacgtccccaagcccgacgCGGATGAGCGTgtcatgacaaaggcgtgggttgagcgcggattatcgctcccctgctcggaaTTCTTTCTTTCCGTCCTCGACACGTACgggcttcagccccacaacatctgccccaactcctac
This region of Lolium rigidum isolate FL_2022 unplaced genomic scaffold, APGP_CSIRO_Lrig_0.1 contig_61641_1, whole genome shotgun sequence genomic DNA includes:
- the LOC124681935 gene encoding cysteine-rich and transmembrane domain-containing protein WIH2-like — encoded protein: MSYQQQGNMAYPPQGQQQAYVAPPPPVGYPQQGDQQYPAAGGAAETTSRGHHHHHHNGGGFWRGCCAALCCCCLLDACF